A stretch of the Dechloromonas sp. TW-R-39-2 genome encodes the following:
- a CDS encoding tetratricopeptide repeat protein has translation MLLPRSKLAAQRPDRPYLAPLWLLLLLGGLIALALIIIYPQKNLVERVSQAPDSELSRDYLLNLLRTDPNNPKLRLLLARQDLARGNLNALRDTLRPALNAGDPELHREALWLLWLAGEREYTAEVQQDQRNARRKELARQLKALANENWPDERLIEIAGKAFTFGESTSGIALFDQLARRSTNSVATANTLIDAARSALANGNYRGSAELYLLARKKTTNAAQAKRCFLSALATLQSGNQLSDALFVAERDIGELADDSETLFYLTNLARAAGRPDVADRYVRKLLRLSLLRQLEQIRLAAEHGGALPQKAAFRQVDRSTDNPERQGPQIPFDDKTYTLGYEVFLENKKLGDAWKVAASAVRQVPENLLWRERLARVAEWTQRPAMALDNWLHLARQTQRDDAWQAVLRLAPGLFNDEALVAGLQYELARRPSDSKLLREIVAAWERQGEPKKAIAFLAQLNRQHDTPFALEMQADLYERAGDPKASLETWQRLLGKPEQITAQRALRAAIQATLLGHYRQALDWLDKARTQDSADAGLNREFWQLLARLAEFEQREGLAVDAYTKLTAGSDAEEGDFDTLRQLLAATHPLEAARVAAASWARFERPAALLEALNLYAGQQQWAAMGALLKQLDPTPNATRHALAALRKQPDFLRLSALYHQSNGQLELARKELSAALQLAPGVRDIQQSMLWLLIDSNDAPALRRLLASRESEWRADSSLHDALGAAYLALSRPKVALDRYLTPHLAAHQNDFLWLMNYADALDQNQQTDRSWRLRRHLLSQEWQAAQPAANSAVDARNKVISTRRTWLDNDQIDATRRLARARLLIAQRDGDTGLDALRELLRLDRGAEQKYSNAAVESILGWLQNAGEYSAERGHLWQQYSRSLSKPANRPLWAEISVALAHDDGTALGQMLDEAGERLPRYDRINAARRIGDLRSAQSDAFDTQDQQSDDDPLHMQLTESLLAFSDHAGGALASRDLGAFSEAQASAEWHLALTPQLSLDVQVGRIQRQKVDEAVIRNVPDERFTSLRMNWQERGEQFSLLAEDRHSLSNYQPRQIEYEHRIDDRLSLRIGLGQNLPSQDSTALRIAGMKDRFSAGLNYQLSRLDRLSLEQFSERYALQTGSAIGRGQHTSLVFAHALRQESRDLELSAFWSAHRFSREDSYSDAALLPLLPASIANLGELRPDFFLPENFNFYGLRLSTDMRYEREYTRTIRPYASLSRTWHSELGPGYDVRLGLAGSLLGADHFSLTWGQARGGPQTGGLTRDLNFNYRMHY, from the coding sequence GCTGGCCGGTGAGCGGGAATATACCGCCGAGGTGCAGCAGGACCAGCGCAACGCTCGTCGCAAGGAACTGGCCCGGCAACTCAAGGCCCTGGCCAACGAAAACTGGCCCGACGAGCGGCTGATTGAAATCGCCGGCAAAGCCTTCACCTTCGGAGAAAGCACGTCCGGCATCGCCCTGTTCGATCAACTGGCCAGGCGCAGCACAAACTCCGTCGCCACCGCCAACACCCTGATCGATGCAGCCCGTAGCGCATTGGCCAATGGCAACTACCGGGGCAGCGCCGAGCTGTACTTGCTGGCCAGAAAAAAAACGACCAATGCGGCACAGGCAAAACGCTGCTTTCTGAGCGCGCTCGCCACTTTGCAATCGGGCAACCAGTTGAGCGACGCCCTGTTTGTGGCCGAACGCGATATCGGCGAACTGGCCGATGACAGCGAGACGCTCTTCTATCTGACCAACCTGGCGCGGGCCGCCGGCCGCCCGGACGTTGCCGACCGTTACGTCCGCAAGCTGCTGCGCCTGAGTCTTTTGCGCCAGCTCGAACAGATACGCCTGGCCGCAGAGCACGGTGGCGCCCTGCCACAAAAAGCGGCTTTCCGGCAGGTAGACCGCAGCACCGACAATCCGGAACGGCAAGGGCCACAAATTCCGTTCGACGACAAAACCTATACCCTGGGCTACGAGGTTTTTCTCGAAAACAAAAAACTGGGCGATGCCTGGAAAGTCGCGGCATCCGCCGTTCGTCAGGTCCCGGAAAACCTGCTCTGGCGTGAGCGTCTGGCCCGGGTCGCCGAATGGACACAGCGCCCGGCCATGGCGCTCGACAACTGGCTGCATCTTGCCCGCCAGACCCAGCGCGACGACGCCTGGCAAGCCGTCCTGCGTCTGGCGCCAGGGCTGTTCAACGACGAAGCCCTGGTCGCCGGCCTGCAATACGAACTTGCCCGCCGCCCCTCGGATTCGAAGCTGCTGCGTGAAATTGTGGCCGCCTGGGAACGTCAGGGCGAGCCGAAAAAAGCAATCGCTTTCCTGGCCCAACTGAACCGCCAGCACGACACACCATTCGCCCTCGAAATGCAGGCTGATCTGTACGAGCGGGCAGGCGACCCCAAGGCGTCGCTGGAAACCTGGCAACGCCTGCTCGGCAAGCCTGAGCAGATCACGGCCCAGCGGGCCTTGCGGGCAGCCATTCAGGCGACACTCCTCGGCCACTACCGACAGGCACTCGATTGGCTCGACAAGGCTCGTACGCAAGATAGCGCCGACGCGGGCCTGAATCGGGAATTCTGGCAATTACTGGCCCGGCTGGCTGAATTCGAACAACGCGAAGGACTCGCCGTCGATGCCTATACAAAACTGACTGCAGGCTCGGATGCCGAAGAAGGCGATTTCGACACGCTCCGTCAATTGCTGGCCGCGACACACCCACTCGAAGCAGCCAGGGTAGCAGCTGCAAGTTGGGCACGTTTCGAACGGCCGGCGGCCCTGCTGGAAGCACTTAATCTATATGCCGGACAACAGCAATGGGCGGCTATGGGGGCTTTGCTGAAACAGCTCGACCCCACCCCGAATGCAACACGGCACGCACTGGCGGCTTTGCGCAAACAGCCTGACTTCTTGCGCCTCTCGGCGCTTTATCACCAAAGCAACGGCCAGCTCGAACTGGCACGCAAGGAGCTTTCTGCCGCCCTGCAGCTGGCCCCGGGCGTACGTGATATCCAGCAAAGCATGCTGTGGCTCCTGATCGACAGCAACGATGCGCCCGCACTACGTCGGCTGCTGGCCAGCCGCGAAAGCGAATGGCGGGCAGACAGCTCGCTGCACGACGCGCTGGGTGCAGCCTATCTCGCCTTGTCGCGCCCGAAAGTGGCACTGGATCGCTATCTGACGCCCCACCTCGCCGCCCATCAAAACGACTTTCTCTGGCTGATGAATTACGCCGACGCGCTCGACCAGAACCAGCAAACCGACCGCTCCTGGCGCCTGCGCCGCCATCTGCTCAGCCAGGAATGGCAAGCTGCACAGCCCGCGGCGAATAGCGCGGTCGACGCCAGAAACAAGGTAATTTCAACCCGTCGGACATGGCTGGACAATGACCAGATCGACGCCACCCGCCGGCTCGCCCGCGCCCGCTTGCTGATCGCCCAGCGCGACGGCGACACTGGGCTCGATGCCCTGCGCGAACTGCTCCGTCTCGACCGTGGCGCCGAACAAAAGTACTCGAACGCCGCCGTCGAAAGCATTCTTGGCTGGTTGCAGAATGCCGGCGAATACAGCGCCGAACGCGGCCATCTCTGGCAACAATATTCACGCAGCCTGAGCAAGCCAGCGAACCGGCCGCTGTGGGCTGAAATTTCGGTCGCGCTGGCCCATGATGACGGAACGGCTTTGGGCCAGATGCTGGACGAGGCCGGCGAACGCCTGCCACGCTACGACCGGATCAACGCCGCCCGCCGGATTGGTGACCTGCGCAGCGCCCAGAGTGATGCTTTCGACACGCAAGACCAGCAAAGCGACGACGATCCCTTGCACATGCAATTGACCGAATCCTTGCTCGCCTTCAGCGATCACGCCGGCGGCGCACTGGCCAGCCGTGACCTGGGCGCCTTCAGCGAAGCGCAAGCCAGCGCCGAATGGCACCTGGCCCTGACACCTCAGCTTTCGCTCGATGTTCAAGTTGGACGCATCCAGCGCCAGAAAGTCGACGAAGCCGTGATCCGCAACGTGCCCGATGAACGTTTCACCAGCCTGCGCATGAACTGGCAGGAAAGAGGCGAACAATTCTCGCTGCTGGCCGAAGATCGCCACAGCCTGAGCAACTACCAGCCACGGCAAATCGAATACGAACATCGCATCGACGATCGCCTGTCGCTGCGTATCGGACTGGGACAAAACCTGCCCAGCCAGGACAGTACCGCGCTGCGTATCGCCGGGATGAAAGACCGGTTTTCTGCCGGACTGAATTATCAACTCAGCCGCCTCGACCGACTCAGCCTGGAACAATTCAGCGAACGCTACGCCCTGCAAACCGGCTCGGCGATTGGTCGCGGGCAGCACACCTCCCTCGTCTTTGCCCATGCACTGCGCCAGGAAAGCCGCGACCTCGAACTCAGCGCGTTCTGGTCGGCCCACCGCTTCAGCCGCGAAGACAGCTACAGCGACGCCGCACTGCTCCCGCTACTCCCGGCCAGCATCGCCAATCTCGGCGAACTGCGCCCGGACTTCTTCCTGCCGGAAAATTTCAACTTCTACGGCCTGCGCCTGTCGACAGACATGCGCTACGAGCGGGAATACACTCGCACCATCCGGCCTTACGCCAGCTTGAGCCGAACCTGGCACAGCGAACTGGGCCCCGGCTATGACGTCCGCCTGGGCCTGGCCGGCAGCCTGCTCGGCGCCGACCATTTCAGCCTGACCTGGGGACAAGCACGCGGCGGACCGCAAACCGGCGGCCTGACGCGTGACCTGAATTTCAACTACCGCATGCATTACTGA